A DNA window from Pseudomonadota bacterium contains the following coding sequences:
- the lexA gene encoding transcriptional repressor LexA, producing MQGLTKRQQMVLDYISQSINDRGYPPTLREIGSHMGIRSTNGVNDHLRALERKGYLKREDMKSRALRPVHVGAAEQDSTVSIPVVGRVAAGQPVLAEENVEDVVVVDRFFVGNQREVFGLHVRGDSMIDAGIHDGDFIFVRRQMHADKGNVVVALIGDEATVKYYHPGPDAIRLVAANAAYAPIIIRREDFRPTQILGVVIGVFRRV from the coding sequence ATGCAAGGACTCACGAAAAGACAGCAGATGGTATTGGACTACATCTCCCAATCCATCAACGATCGCGGTTATCCGCCCACGCTCCGCGAGATCGGCTCCCACATGGGCATCCGCTCGACCAACGGCGTGAACGACCACCTGCGCGCCCTCGAGCGCAAGGGCTACCTGAAGCGCGAGGATATGAAGTCGCGCGCGCTGCGGCCCGTACACGTCGGCGCGGCGGAACAAGACTCGACGGTGTCGATCCCGGTCGTCGGCCGGGTCGCGGCCGGACAGCCGGTGCTCGCAGAGGAGAACGTGGAAGATGTCGTCGTCGTCGATCGTTTCTTCGTCGGGAACCAGCGGGAGGTGTTCGGCCTCCACGTGCGCGGCGACTCGATGATCGACGCGGGGATTCACGATGGCGACTTCATCTTCGTGCGCAGGCAGATGCACGCCGACAAGGGCAACGTCGTCGTCGCGCTCATCGGCGACGAGGCGACCGTCAAGTACTACCACCCGGGACCGGACGCGATCCGGCTCGTCGCGGCGAACGCCGCCTACGCCCCCATCATCATCCGCCGGGAGGACTTCCGGCCCACGCAGATCCTCGGCGTCGTCATCGGCGTCTTCCGGCGCGTCTAG
- a CDS encoding aspartate-semialdehyde dehydrogenase: protein MRTMNVAVVGATGAVGRTMLDVLAQRGFPVGAVHAVASERSRDKRVAFAGRELAVEPLPTFDFSGVDVALFSAGGSTSLAHAPRAAAAGAVVVDNTSAFRRDADVPLVVPEVNPGDVADRPRGIIANPNCSTIQMVVALAPLHAHARIRRIVVATYQSVSGAGTRAMDELRRTSIDALDGKAVVAGPVFPHPIAFNCLPQIDVFEDDGYTKEEHKMMFETRKIFHDPSIRVSATCVRVPVLVGHAEAVNVELEGPISPEEARALLAGAPGVELVDAPAERRYPMQSLCAGRDPVLVGRIRRDPSRENALDLWIAADNLRKGAALNAVQIAEILLAEGR, encoded by the coding sequence ATGCGGACCATGAACGTCGCGGTCGTCGGCGCCACGGGCGCCGTGGGCAGGACCATGCTCGACGTCCTCGCGCAGCGCGGCTTCCCCGTGGGCGCCGTGCATGCCGTCGCCTCGGAGCGCAGCCGCGATAAGCGCGTCGCGTTCGCCGGCCGGGAGCTCGCGGTCGAACCGCTCCCGACGTTCGACTTCTCGGGCGTCGACGTCGCGCTCTTCTCGGCGGGCGGCTCGACCAGCCTCGCGCACGCGCCGCGGGCCGCGGCCGCGGGGGCCGTGGTCGTCGACAACACCTCCGCGTTCCGGCGCGACGCGGACGTGCCGCTCGTCGTCCCCGAGGTGAACCCGGGCGACGTCGCGGACCGTCCGCGCGGCATCATCGCCAACCCGAACTGCTCCACCATCCAGATGGTCGTCGCCCTCGCGCCGCTGCACGCGCACGCGCGCATCCGCCGCATCGTCGTCGCGACGTACCAGTCGGTCTCCGGCGCCGGTACCCGCGCCATGGACGAGCTGCGCCGCACCTCGATCGACGCGCTCGACGGCAAGGCGGTCGTCGCCGGCCCCGTGTTCCCGCACCCGATCGCGTTCAACTGCCTGCCGCAGATCGACGTGTTCGAGGACGACGGCTACACGAAGGAGGAGCACAAGATGATGTTCGAGACGCGCAAGATCTTCCACGATCCGTCGATCCGCGTCTCGGCCACGTGCGTGCGCGTGCCGGTGCTCGTCGGCCACGCCGAGGCGGTCAACGTCGAGCTCGAGGGGCCGATCTCGCCCGAGGAGGCGCGCGCGCTGCTCGCCGGGGCGCCCGGCGTCGAGCTCGTCGACGCGCCGGCGGAGCGCCGCTACCCCATGCAGTCGCTGTGCGCCGGCCGCGATCCGGTGCTGGTGGGCCGGATCCGGCGCGACCCCTCGCGGGAGAACGCGCTCGACCTGTGGATCGCGGCCGACAACCTGCGCAAGGGCGCGGCGCTCAACGCCGTGCAGATCGCGGAGATCCTGCTCGCCGAAGGGCGCTGA
- a CDS encoding spermidine synthase, translated as MDTWVLMDSEAIPGAAGAQSVMALMRRGRELVIRVDGRELMSNRSHGSEEALFDLAHERLGPRPDARVLVGGLGMGFTLAAALRKVGPDARVVVAELVPAVIRWNRGPLAGEAGAPLSDPRASVYEGDVADLIRAPESPWDAVLLDVDNGPAALTQAANDWLYSAAGLEAAYAALSPGGVLGVWSAAPDAGFTRRMRRAGFEVEVVDVRARGAKGGRRHVVWLGRAARGPERLSALRRAGSPRSARR; from the coding sequence ATGGACACGTGGGTGCTGATGGACAGCGAGGCGATTCCGGGGGCGGCGGGCGCGCAGAGCGTCATGGCGCTCATGCGGCGCGGGCGCGAGCTCGTGATCCGCGTGGACGGGCGCGAGCTGATGAGCAACAGGTCCCACGGCTCGGAGGAGGCGCTCTTCGATCTCGCCCACGAGCGGCTGGGGCCGCGCCCGGACGCGCGGGTGCTGGTGGGCGGCCTGGGGATGGGGTTCACCCTGGCGGCGGCGCTGCGCAAGGTCGGCCCGGACGCGCGCGTGGTGGTGGCCGAGCTCGTGCCGGCGGTGATCCGCTGGAACCGCGGTCCGCTCGCGGGGGAGGCCGGGGCGCCGCTCTCGGATCCGCGCGCCTCGGTGTACGAGGGCGACGTGGCCGACCTGATCCGCGCCCCCGAATCGCCGTGGGACGCCGTCCTGCTCGACGTGGACAACGGGCCGGCGGCGCTGACGCAGGCGGCCAACGACTGGCTGTACTCCGCGGCGGGGCTCGAGGCCGCGTACGCCGCCCTCTCGCCGGGCGGCGTGCTGGGGGTCTGGTCGGCCGCGCCGGACGCGGGGTTCACCCGGCGGATGCGGCGCGCCGGGTTCGAGGTGGAGGTCGTCGACGTGCGCGCCCGCGGCGCCAAGGGCGGCCGCCGTCACGTCGTGTGGCTGGGCCGCGCGGCGAGAGGCCCCGAGCGCCTCAGCGCCCTTCGGCGAGCAGGATCTCCGCGATCTGCACGGCGTTGA